The Candidatus Dormiibacterota bacterium genome segment GCGGGCGCGGCCGGCGGAACCGGCGGAACCGGCGGGACCGGGGCCGCGGGCGCGGCGGCAGCCGGCGCGGCGGCAGGCGGGCCGAACCGCCGGGGAGGCGGCGCCGCGGGGGGAGCCACCGGCAGCGGCCCGGGCGGCTGCCGGGTGGGCGAGCGCCGGTCCACCCCGCTCCAGGCCCGGGCGGCGCGCGCCGCGGTGATCAGCGCGAGCGTGGAGCCGTAGCGCTCGTCGGCCGCGCGGGCCATCGCGGTGGCCACCACCTTGTCCATCTCCGTCCCCACCTCCGGGCGCACCTCGGTGAGCCGCGGTCGCGGGGCCGAGAGGTGCGCCTGCATGGTGTCGATGTCGGTGCGGCGCCGGAACGGCGAGACCCCCGCGAGGCATTCGTAGAGGACGCAGCCGAGCGAGTAGACGTCGGTGCGGGCGTCGACGGCCTCGCCGCGGATCTGCTCCGGCGCGGCGTAGTCGAGGGTGCCGACGAACTGCCCCGCCTGGGTGAACCCGGCGGTGGTGGTGCGCTTGGTGATGCCGAAATCGACCAGGTAGGCCTGGTCGGGGGCGCCGCCGGAGCCCGGGGTGACCAGGATGTTGGCGGGCTTGACGTCCCGGTGGATGAGCCCCTGGGCGTGGGCGGCGTCGAGGGCGCCGCCCACCTGGGACACGATGCCGAGGGTGCGGTCGATGTCGAGGGGCCCCTCGGCGCCGAGCAGCTTGCGCAGGTCGGTGCCGTCGACGTAGCGCATCGCGATGTAGAGCACGCCCTCGGCCTCGCCCGCCTTGTAGATCGGGACGATGTTCAGGTGGTCGAGCGACGCCGCCAGCCGCGATTCGCGGACGAAGCGTTCGCGGAATTGGGGGTCCTCGGCGTACTCGGCGCGGAGGATCTTCAGCGCCACCCGCCGGGGCAGGTTGAGGTCCTCGGCGAGATAGACGAGGCCGACCCCGCCTCGCCCGAGGAGCGCCTCGATGCGATAGCCGGCGAACTCCGCGCCGAGCCCCGGGGCCATCGTCATGGTGTCGAGTTATACGGCACCGTATGCGCGGGACCGCCGCCGGCGCGCTGCCCCTGGACGAGCGGTCGCGGCCGGGGCTGCGTAGCGTGTCCTCGCCGGTAAGCTGCACCGGTGACCACGGATCAGATCGAGGACCTCCGCGGCCGCCTCGACGGCGTCGACGCGGAGATCGTCCGGTTGATCGCCCAGCGCTTCGACCTGGTCGGCGAGATCGGCCGGGCCAAGGAGCACGGCACCTCCTCCATCCAGGACGCCGACCGGGAGCGGCGGGTGCTCGAGGCGGTGGAGGGAGCCGCCCGCCAGCTGGGGGTGTCCGCCAACCTGGTCCGGCGGGTGTTCCAGGAGATCATCAGCCACGCCGTCGCCCAGCAGTCGGCACAGCTGACCGGCGACGACGCCGGCCGGGTGCGGCTCGCGTTCCAGGGCGGCGAGCACACCACCGGCCACCTCGCAGCCCAGAAGTTCGTCGCCGGTCGCGGACTGGAGGCACACCTGGTCGGGCACCCGAGCGTCCGCGCCGTGGTCGCCGCGCTGCTCGCCGGCGAGGCCGACCTCGCGGTGGTGCCGATCGAGAACACCAGCGCGGGCAGCATCACCGAGGTCTACACCCTGCTCCGCGAGCAGGCGGTGTTCATCGTCGGCGAGGAGACCTGGAAGGTCGACCACTGCCTCGCCGCCCTCGAGGTGGTCCCGCTCGCCTCGCTGGGCCGCATCCTCGCCCACCCGCAGGCGCTGGAGCAGTGTGCGCAGTTCC includes the following:
- a CDS encoding serine/threonine-protein kinase yields the protein MTMAPGLGAEFAGYRIEALLGRGGVGLVYLAEDLNLPRRVALKILRAEYAEDPQFRERFVRESRLAASLDHLNIVPIYKAGEAEGVLYIAMRYVDGTDLRKLLGAEGPLDIDRTLGIVSQVGGALDAAHAQGLIHRDVKPANILVTPGSGGAPDQAYLVDFGITKRTTTAGFTQAGQFVGTLDYAAPEQIRGEAVDARTDVYSLGCVLYECLAGVSPFRRRTDIDTMQAHLSAPRPRLTEVRPEVGTEMDKVVATAMARAADERYGSTLALITAARAARAWSGVDRRSPTRQPPGPLPVAPPAAPPPRRFGPPAAAPAAAAPAAPVPPVPPVPPAAPAPAPPARRLAPVAAGVAALVGVGVVGVLLLMHRGGGAAPATTPPPTAAPTATAAPAGLQGALLTVGDFARGSVAPVTPDLPLDRVSCGAPPTGELEERSVAFNGQGDTTGRGYFNAAASFPSDTEARSYIEALAAAARSCAVRLPYGPAAPALGDGTVRVLFPTRPGVSDPFVFDALYIRRGRVVSLVMVSRAGTTAPPAGDAEAFGKLAVAHMAAAGV